GAACCTTTGCAGCACTCTTTGCAGCACTCGCTCCAGACCCCTGTTTCCTCTGTTTCCTCCGGAGCACGTACACGTATGTCCAGTTCTCCCTGGGGTCGTAGTACCTCCAGGGAGGGTCCTCGGACACGCATGTGACCACCACTCTCCTGGAGAGTTCCTCGGGTAGCCTCCTACAACCGGATGTTAAAGTAATCAAAACTGcagaatgaaaaattgaaagcaaCTAGGTCTTGACTCTGGTGTCATCCTCCACAGAGGACAGATCAATTCCACGCAACCTCCAAAATAGAGAGAATACTCACGGGTCTCCCTCGTGAAGAATTGTCTCGACTTCCTTGCTCATTTCTCGGTAAAAATGGTCCAATGTCTCCTCAGCATATTTCATCTCCTAATGCAGAAAACCAGGAATTTCGCGAAGTGTAATGACTTCTCTCTGATGGTCCACTATACCACATGCAAGAAGCACTCGAGATATTTTCAATGAGATCCAAAGCAATAAATCTTACCAATGCTACTACCCTGCATCTCTCTCTAATTTCCTCAGATGAACGCTCTTTCCAACGCATTATCAGGGGAAAACACTAGAGAAGAGAGAAGTAATGGAATTTAAAGAGGGCAAACTAAAGTAAAGTAGAGAAATAATGCTTTGTATATCTAGACCATCCAAAAACTGCAATTCAAGATGGCGACTAGGGCAACTCCATAAAAGTCATCAACTCCTAAAAATACTCCTAACTAAAAATGCAACAACGTAAGTGAGTTGATGAAGTGGTCTCTGCTGCTCAAAAGTATATTGTTCTGCATTTCCTTGGCAATAAATGCGTGGAGGATTTCGTTGAAGCCCATAAACTCAACAACGGAATAGATGCATGGAAGGGAAAATAAGGCAATACCTTTACTGGGAAACGACCAACAtactcttgttcttgttcttcctcGCGCATATTAGCAACCTAATAAACAACTCAAGTGAGATCCATAGGGATATATGTAGAGCCTAAAAGGATATTATTCTGCATTTCCTTGGCATGGATTAGGCCTCCTAATTATTACATGATAATCACCTCACATTGATTTTCATGGAAGCCGATAAAGCCATAAAGCCGTTTGTTCCATCAGAACAATGGAACAAACGACCATGAAAATACTCTTGTTGGGGAGAGTGGTCAGGCACATTAGCATCCTAATAAACAACTGAAGTGAGATCCATATATGGATATATGTTGAGTCCagttaaaagttaaaagttaaaagagatGCAAAAGGATGTAGCAAATGCTACACATAAGATTTGGTATAAACCAGACACCTCATAAGTTATAGCGATCAAAATTGGAAACAGGTTGCAGAAAAACATGCCTGCACAGTGCACATGACGTAAAGGATACCCGTTGGATGGACCATTAAAAACCACCCACAGATGGAGATGTAATCAAAATTGATCCTTTAGATTTGTACTAAATGATACTGATCAAAAGAGCATTTAATGTACACTGAAGACATTCACTTCCTCTCCCAAACAATCCCCAGAATTCATTCCAAATCCAAAATTTAGAGCTCACAACCTTCACAACACTCACCTCATCGACCTGGCTCTGCGCGTTGGGGTTCGGCTCGTCGAGCTGGTCCTCTGCGGAATCAGCGTTGGGCTCGGGTGCACGAGAGTAGTACGCGACGGTGGAGGGGGGCCGGATcgcgaaggagaagaagagaggggggagaggagagagcgaGGTGcgtggggtgggggtgggggtggggcgACTGGCCGAGCCGGCCCATTCAGGAACCGGATAAAGGCGAGGTGAAGGCGCGCGAATCACGGTCAGTTTCTGGATTCCTTGCTTGATCCTCCATCCATGGAAAGGTTTCCGCAACATTGCGATGATGAATTAGCGAAGCGAGGACCAGCTCGACGACGACTCGTGAAGAGGATGAGAGCAGATTCttatggagagagaggaaggagggaggagagctCCGATATCAGCGGACACAAACAGAATCCTAACGGATTCAATTGGTGATACGATTTGACGTGGAGCGCAAGCTTTCCTTCTTCCGTTAGATTACGGAGCGGGAGGATTCATCTCCGGGGGAAATATAAGGTGGGCCAGCCCCTCCACGTCAGCGTGCTCCGGCTCAATCACTTTTTctataaaggaaaaagaaaactcctTGCATAATCACCGGAgcaattataaataatatgaaTTTTAGGCCCTAGAAAGGTACTGTTTTTCTAATGtgtttcataaaacttgtactTATCTAACCAACTGAAAATATACAAGAATCGAAACTCTAATATTGGATTGATAGAACTGATTAGTTCATGCGACATGACCTCAGATCTCAACTCAAATGGCACAtacattttctaattttccttttctttccattttataTACAAGATATGAATTTACTATTGGGGTCgatgatcttgaaatttatgTAACCGATTAAAATACACTATTCGAACTTAATTTGGaattaattgaactaattaGTTCGTGTGTTGTGATGGATTGTAGTGATGATGGATTCAGATTGGAACCCAAATGGTAcaagttcttttcattttcaataaaggaaaaaaatagcaCTATGCATTACCACATTATATATTTCCAACATTAGTGCTAGCAATATCCGAGGTATTATAAATGATATGAATGTTACTATAATAGAGTGCAGTGAGTTTTAGATAAGGCACTTTtcgttttgcttttcttttcattttcaacaaagcaaaaaaataaaaataaaaactcggCATCATCACATTTAACGTCATCAACATTAGTGTTTACAATATTTGAGcttttataaatgatataaattCTCGTGTGGTCATTGGAATgcaaaatttttctaattaagtaTCTTCACCCTGATTCCGAAAGATATAAACCAAATGGGATGGGTACTCGTCAATGGTACGATATTGAAATAGTCAACTCTATCAATAACTGAAGACTACCGGAAAGTTCCTCAATTGTATACGGGAAAATAGTCCCCATAGCTCGATCGGAAAAAATTAATTCCTTGCAATGGCgcttatttattttgaaatcatACTTTGGGCTAATATGAAGGAATTGGAGCGCAAGATGTCATTAGTGAATTCTCCAAGTTATTTTCGGGATAATACTTTTGCCGATCcatattgtgaaaatttgtgcCTCAAGTATAAATTAACCCCAATgctaatattattatttacaagTAACTCTTGATGAGTCGTGATGCTGTATTGGACATACAGTAATCTACGGACCATAGGAACATGTCAAATGACATCTTAAAGGGGCTAGTACATGTTGAATTTTTAACATAGTGATGCTTAAGTGATATCTTGTCGATACGGTAAGCATGAtcccatcaatcaatcaaaaatcacTCCGATCAAACGAGCCAGAAAAGATTCTCAATAAGCAACCGTCGAGACTTTCAAGGAAGTTGATGAGATTTTACGAGGATAGCCTCCCTCTGCACCGTCGCTCTTGGGAAAAACAGACGGGTGCTCGGCAGAGACCAAACCGATTTTTGAACCGACAATGCTTTATTGCTCTCTCGTAAAGCGCTTTCTGCGCGCCTCCCGCTGTGCCGGACCGGCTCCACCCACGCGAGGCTTGAGCAGCTGCAGGAGCAGCTTGAAACCTCAAGCTATGAGTCTATGACCATGGCTCAGCGACTCtggttgctttttttctttttctttttttaaatgggaTAAAGCTTTTCACGATTGATACAATAGATAGAGAGATCGAGACTGCACGGTCAAATTCTAGTTAGTGAAATTCAAAACCAACATGTGGCTTATATAGGATGGAGATTGTGATATAATGCGAAATACAAGAAtccaaaaaaagttattttgttcatgattttatatttctttttatattaggaaacatttaaattcttttgggTCTGTATTAGGaaacaattattcaaaaagtaattTGAGCTCAAGTAAGAGGATAATCTTTGAGTAAATTGTGTATAATGCATACATGAACCACAATATTCAATCTTTGAGTAAATTCTCGTAAATTTGTGCCAAAATTCGAAGTAAACAAATTCACGACCGTGAGGATAATAtacaaaagtaaaagtaaacaatttgcagaaaaattaatatttccTTACTCTAATATATGGTTAGTGTTAGAATAAGTTCcgaagaagacaaataagaagaaaacTGTGAAATGTAATGAGTGTGGAAGAATAAGcttttcttttagtaaaaatgaaaagaagaagaagaagaaaacttaagaaataatattaaactaaGAGCGGGATTGCAAGGGATAATAGAAGGGTGCCGTGAGCCAATAATAAAGGGTGAAACTAATAATCTTAAATCAGGAGTGAGGCAATAAGGGTTAATAAAGCCGATTCAATGTAGTAAAAGGTTGTCAAGAGCAAAGAAGGAGGATGTGTTTTAATAGAGCAAATCCCAAAAGTAAGGGCGAACTCACGTAATAAAACAAATGGGACTCTCGTTTTGCCTGTGTTACATTTCATAGCAAGAAATAacactcaaaatttaaaattaaattcaactctCATGGAGGTCACCTCGTGACAAGACAATTTTAATAGCATGAAATCCACATCAAAGTTCTTAAGTTCTTTGAGGTTGAACGAATATAGGGAAAGGTCCTCGTCAATTTCGCATTCGCATTCCCACCTCTCGACATACTAGTCATGTCCAAGAAGTCGAGCTGCTTACATGAGGACCAAGCTGCTTTCAACATCACAAACTCCTCTTATCAATCTATATTAGAGAAGCTAAGGGTAAAAtgtgttaaatttttttgaccGGAATACTCCATAGTCCTTCAGGGCTGGGCCCCCTGGATACTTCTTCCCTCGACagcttaattttttcaaataacacATTCCAAAGTTAGTGACCTTTGGCTGGATGTTGCTATGAAGAGCTAATTAAAGATGCACAGATATATTATCTTTAAATACAGTATAGTATTACATTCTCAAGTAAACAATATGTCCAgcttttaaaaatatagaaaaggTAAATGATAAAAGGATTGTACTCTATTAAGAAAtctactcattttcattttcatggtgGATAATTTCAAGATGGGTATAAAACAAAGCAAACGGCAAGCAATTTCTCAGGTTGCTTTTTTTCCAGCTTATCTGTTACTTTTCTCAAATCTTTACTACCGAAACAAACTGAGAAAACTTTGCAAATTAATTAGAGGTgcatgagagagaaaaaggacaagaaaaaaaCATCGCTAGCGAATATGAACTGAAAGTTGACGAGGTAAAGAGGATAGTCACATTATTTAAGAAAGTGTCGGGATGCATTACACAATCAGGAGTAAAATTGCCATCGAACGAGATGCGTCCCAAGGGCGAAAAGTTCTCGATTATTatttgaatacccatttgcacACATTACCATCAACAGCAACACTTAATAAGTGCTCTCCAAATAACAGCAGCAAACAAACCTTAGCAGCATGCCCGCTCCAAGTTGCTACCTGTAATTAAAGCATACAATTAGATAGACAAAACGTTATTGCATATCATTAAAGAAGAACACAGCATGTTTTCTGGCAATATCTTTAATTAGCTAGTCAGCCATGTGCGTTGTGTACTTAGGTCTTGGGAGCACAGCGGCCCACACTGAATTCtcatggctttaaaacgcgttacacaaaTTAGAGGGACCAAAGTCTTATAAACTAGCTCAGGACTCCCccttaagcgatgtgggacaagagagggaccccttccctacgcacgtccggggaccgaggcgcagacgcaccgccatccctcctccccgcgcaccgccACTTGGGCCGTTACATTACTAATCTGCTTCCCCCAAAGATACAAACTCTAGCCAGCATTAACCATCGACATGTCTTCATATTGTTTACATAGGACCATTCGGGGACATGCGTAGAATCCGAGATTAAAGTTCTTCGCATGTTGATCGACTAAAATTATCTATGAATTGCTAGCCTATCCCGTTCAACTAAATAATTGCATAAGTCTGGCGAGAAGAAAATGCAACCATGAAATCTCTCCTCACACGGATATTTAAACCTGTTTCAACTCAAAATACCAAGCTGGTGAACCGAGCTgacaaagaaatttgaaatgcAAACATAACAAGAAGCCTTCGATGAAGGCCAGCCAACGTACTAGTGCCTGGTTTGGTGGCTAGCGCCTCAGGCATTAGGGAGTGTATGTGGCCTAGGAGCACCCAGCGCATTTTAAAATGTCGGATATGGCATGATGGAGGTATATGTTACTCGGAAATACACAAAAACAGGACACCGCTTGATAGAATTATATGCCTACGAAAAAAGCCATACGGAACCAGGAGCACAAGTCCATGGCTATGGCTGAACAGAAAATTATGAACATGACTTGACTAAGATGCGGAGTTTATCAAATAAGTGCA
The sequence above is drawn from the Eucalyptus grandis isolate ANBG69807.140 chromosome 11, ASM1654582v1, whole genome shotgun sequence genome and encodes:
- the LOC104424694 gene encoding uncharacterized protein LOC104424694 isoform X1 gives rise to the protein MLRKPFHGWRIKQGIQKLTVIRAPSPRLYPVPEWAGSASRPTPTPTPRTSLSPLPPLFFSFAIRPPSTVAYYSRAPEPNADSAEDQLDEPNPNAQSQVDEVANMREEEQEQEYVGRFPVKCFPLIMRWKERSSEEIRERCRVVALEMKYAEETLDHFYREMSKEVETILHEGDPRLPEELSRRVVVTCVSEDPPWRYYDPRENWTYVYVLRRKQRKQGSGASAAKSAAKESCRELEVELYMTYSPELEVASALWPTDDFPFGKDRMLHKWKVVNKFVLSSQDEDIYAIAEEEARKWAGWLIAQNKLADKDMCKDTDMGKDTSNATLGKV
- the LOC104424694 gene encoding uncharacterized protein LOC104424694 isoform X2, encoding MLRKPFHGWRIKQGIQKLTVIRAPSPRLYPVPEWAGSASRPTPTPTPRTSLSPLPPLFFSFAIRPPSTVAYYSRAPEPNADSAEDQLDEPNPNAQSQVDEVANMREEEQEQEYVGRFPVKEMKYAEETLDHFYREMSKEVETILHEGDPRLPEELSRRVVVTCVSEDPPWRYYDPRENWTYVYVLRRKQRKQGSGASAAKSAAKESCRELEVELYMTYSPELEVASALWPTDDFPFGKDRMLHKWKVVNKFVLSSQDEDIYAIAEEEARKWAGWLIAQNKLADKDMCKDTDMGKDTSNATLGKV